One genomic segment of Pandoraea thiooxydans includes these proteins:
- the recG gene encoding ATP-dependent DNA helicase RecG: protein MTERRSKAKDQAMPGGDPAPEVHVDTQRPGAARPAPSARAKPRAADKLAKLGLTRDLDLILHLPMRYEDETTLTPIDNLLPGQNAQVEGVVVASEVTFRPRRQWVVRVQQGEDELTLRFLNFYGSQQKQLAPGARVRVRGDVRGGFFGLEMVHPAYRVVEEGAPLPQSLTPVYPSTAGVSQAYLRQAIANALERTPLPEQLPPGILNDALGTSANGALPSLADAVRLLHNPPASAPQAALVERSHPAWLRIKFEELLAQQLSLKRAQAARRRVSAPRLPDVPRSDGLLARFEAALPFALTGAQQRVWREIRADLAAPHPMQRLLQGDVGSGKTIIAALAAAQTIDAGYQAAIMAPTEILAEQHLLKLSAWLAPLGARVVWLAGSLKARDKRAALAQVASGEAQLVIGTHAMIQDSVEFARLGLAVVDEQHRFGVAQRLALRGKIATTSDAGSAVPHQLMMSATPIPRTLAMTYYADLDVSLIDELPPGRVPVLTKIVSDARREEVVARVRAAALAGRQVYWVCPLIEESEALQLQTAIDTHQQLIAALPELRVGLVHGRLPPADKAAVMEAFSRGALHLLVATTVIEVGVDVPNASLMVVEHAERFGLAQLHQLRGRVGRGQAESVCVLMYATPLSLTAKARLQTMRETADGFEIARRDLEIRGPGEFLGARQSGAAMLRFVDLVEDAWLIEPARQAAEALLRDDPVGVSAHLERWLGAREAFLSA from the coding sequence ATGACCGAGCGCCGTTCGAAAGCGAAAGACCAGGCCATGCCCGGCGGGGACCCGGCGCCAGAAGTACACGTCGACACGCAGCGCCCCGGGGCTGCGCGGCCGGCTCCGTCCGCGCGCGCCAAGCCTCGTGCGGCGGACAAGCTGGCCAAGCTGGGGCTCACGCGCGACCTCGACCTCATCCTGCATCTGCCGATGCGCTACGAGGACGAGACTACACTCACGCCAATCGACAATCTCCTGCCGGGGCAGAACGCCCAGGTTGAGGGCGTGGTGGTCGCCAGCGAAGTCACCTTTCGGCCGCGCCGCCAATGGGTGGTGCGCGTGCAGCAAGGTGAAGACGAATTGACACTGCGTTTTCTGAATTTCTACGGCAGTCAGCAAAAGCAGTTGGCGCCTGGCGCGCGGGTGAGGGTGCGCGGCGACGTACGTGGCGGTTTCTTTGGCCTCGAGATGGTCCATCCCGCCTACCGGGTCGTCGAGGAAGGAGCGCCGCTGCCGCAATCGCTCACGCCGGTCTACCCGAGCACGGCCGGCGTCAGTCAGGCTTATTTGCGACAGGCGATCGCCAACGCGCTCGAGCGCACGCCATTGCCGGAACAACTGCCGCCCGGGATACTGAATGATGCGCTGGGCACGTCGGCCAACGGCGCCTTGCCGTCGCTGGCCGACGCCGTGCGGCTGCTGCACAATCCCCCGGCCAGCGCGCCGCAGGCTGCGCTGGTCGAGCGCAGCCACCCGGCCTGGCTGCGCATCAAATTCGAGGAACTGCTGGCCCAGCAGCTGTCGCTCAAGCGCGCGCAGGCGGCGCGGCGGCGCGTGAGTGCGCCTCGGTTGCCGGACGTGCCGCGCTCGGATGGATTGCTGGCGCGCTTCGAAGCTGCCTTGCCGTTTGCGTTGACCGGAGCGCAACAGCGCGTCTGGCGCGAAATTCGCGCCGATCTGGCGGCACCGCACCCGATGCAGCGCCTGCTGCAGGGCGACGTTGGCAGCGGCAAGACGATTATTGCCGCGCTGGCGGCGGCCCAAACGATCGACGCAGGGTATCAGGCCGCCATCATGGCACCCACGGAAATCCTCGCCGAGCAGCATCTGCTGAAGCTCTCGGCCTGGCTGGCGCCACTCGGTGCGCGTGTGGTCTGGCTGGCGGGTAGCCTCAAGGCGCGCGACAAGCGTGCGGCTCTGGCGCAGGTGGCCAGCGGCGAAGCCCAGTTGGTGATCGGCACCCACGCGATGATCCAGGACTCCGTCGAATTTGCCCGGCTCGGACTGGCGGTGGTCGACGAACAGCACCGCTTCGGTGTCGCGCAGCGTCTGGCACTGCGCGGCAAGATTGCCACAACGTCTGATGCGGGCAGCGCAGTGCCGCATCAACTGATGATGAGCGCCACGCCGATTCCGCGTACATTGGCGATGACCTACTACGCCGATCTCGATGTGTCGCTGATCGATGAATTGCCGCCGGGCCGGGTGCCGGTGCTGACCAAGATCGTCAGCGATGCGCGCCGCGAAGAAGTCGTGGCGCGCGTGCGCGCCGCGGCGCTGGCCGGGCGGCAGGTCTACTGGGTGTGCCCGCTGATCGAGGAGAGCGAGGCACTGCAGTTGCAAACGGCGATCGACACGCATCAGCAACTGATCGCCGCTTTGCCCGAGTTGCGCGTGGGCCTGGTGCATGGGCGCCTGCCGCCGGCCGACAAGGCTGCGGTGATGGAAGCGTTCTCGCGCGGCGCGCTGCATTTGCTGGTGGCCACCACGGTCATCGAGGTGGGGGTGGATGTGCCGAATGCTTCGCTGATGGTCGTCGAGCATGCCGAGCGCTTCGGTCTGGCGCAACTGCATCAGTTGCGCGGGCGGGTCGGTCGCGGGCAGGCCGAATCAGTCTGCGTGCTGATGTACGCCACCCCCCTGTCGTTGACCGCCAAGGCCCGTCTGCAAACCATGCGCGAGACCGCAGACGGGTTCGAAATCGCACGCCGCGACCTTGAAATACGCGGACCGGGGGAATTCCTGGGGGCTCGGCAGTCCGGCGCGGCAATGTTGCGGTTCGTCGATCTCGTGGAAGATGCCTGGCTGATCGAGCCCGCCCGGCAGGCCGCCGAAGCGCTGTTGCGTGACGATCCTGTCGGTGTGAGCGCGCATCTGGAGCGCTGGCTGGGTGCGCGCGAAGCGTTTCTCAGTGCCTGA
- a CDS encoding DUF4148 domain-containing protein yields the protein MKTPLIVAALLSAFVAAPVFARGSADLGTDTSWIGVSTLSRAAVRADLINAESQGLVQQTNTVYPKAAPAAQALASAPVRAGLEVANVNSNLYSNQ from the coding sequence ATGAAAACCCCTCTGATTGTTGCCGCTTTGTTGTCCGCTTTTGTTGCCGCCCCGGTGTTTGCTCGTGGTAGCGCCGACCTGGGTACCGATACGTCGTGGATCGGTGTGAGCACGCTGAGCCGTGCCGCTGTGCGCGCCGACCTGATCAATGCCGAATCGCAAGGCCTGGTGCAACAAACCAACACCGTTTATCCGAAAGCCGCGCCTGCCGCCCAGGCCCTGGCCAGTGCCCCGGTGCGCGCCGGACTGGAAGTCGCCAACGTGAATTCCAATCTGTATTCGAACCAGTAA
- a CDS encoding LysR substrate-binding domain-containing protein encodes MTLTELKYIVAVARERHFGRAAEACFVSQPTLSVAIKKLEDELNMQIFERGAAEVSVTPLGEQIVAQAQRVLEQTLAIKELAKQGRDPLAGPLRLGVIYTIGPYLLPALVKEMIERVPQMPLMLQENYTLKLIELLKQGEIDAAVMALPFPESGLMVRPLYDEPFVVALPRHHEWVERKSIAAGDLKQETMLLLGSGHCFRDHVLGVCPELMRFSQNADGIQKTFEGSSLETIRHMVASGVGITVLPMTSVPDIHAKDGLLRYVPFEAPVPDRRVVLAWRKSFTRMPAIEAVCEAIKACQLPGVKMLDLPVSAN; translated from the coding sequence ATGACGCTGACCGAACTCAAATACATCGTGGCCGTGGCGCGCGAGCGTCATTTCGGTCGGGCTGCCGAAGCCTGTTTCGTCAGCCAGCCGACGCTGTCGGTGGCGATCAAGAAACTCGAAGACGAACTGAACATGCAAATCTTCGAGCGTGGCGCCGCCGAGGTCAGCGTCACCCCGCTGGGTGAGCAGATCGTCGCGCAGGCGCAGCGCGTGCTCGAACAGACCTTGGCCATCAAGGAGTTGGCCAAGCAGGGGCGCGATCCGCTGGCCGGACCGCTGCGCCTCGGGGTGATTTACACCATCGGACCGTATTTGCTGCCGGCGCTGGTCAAGGAAATGATCGAGCGGGTGCCGCAGATGCCGTTGATGCTGCAGGAGAATTACACGCTCAAGCTGATCGAATTGCTCAAACAGGGCGAGATCGATGCGGCCGTCATGGCGCTGCCTTTCCCCGAAAGCGGGCTGATGGTGCGCCCGCTCTACGACGAGCCGTTCGTGGTGGCGCTGCCGCGTCATCATGAGTGGGTCGAGCGCAAATCGATTGCCGCTGGCGACCTAAAGCAGGAGACCATGCTGCTGCTCGGCAGTGGTCATTGCTTTCGCGATCACGTGCTGGGGGTATGCCCGGAGCTGATGCGTTTTTCCCAAAATGCCGACGGCATCCAGAAAACGTTCGAGGGATCGTCGCTCGAGACCATTCGCCACATGGTCGCCAGCGGCGTGGGCATCACGGTGCTGCCGATGACATCGGTGCCCGATATTCACGCAAAGGACGGGTTGCTGCGCTATGTGCCGTTCGAGGCGCCGGTGCCGGACCGTCGGGTGGTGCTGGCCTGGCGCAAGAGTTTCACGCGCATGCCGGCGATCGAAGCCGTGTGCGAGGCCATCAAGGCATGTCAGCTGCCGGGTGTGAAGATGCTCGATTTGCCCGTCTCGGCAAACTGA
- a CDS encoding Dps family protein, which produces MAKKNGVTVVNIGISDKDRKKIVEGLNHLLADTYTLYLKTHNFHWNVTGPMFNTLHLMFEAQYTELALAVDLIAERIRALGFPAPGTYREFAALSSIAEAEGVPTADEMIAQLVAGQEAVVRTARSIFPIVDDAHDEPTADLLTQRMQVHEKTAWMLRALLQ; this is translated from the coding sequence ATGGCAAAGAAAAATGGCGTCACCGTGGTCAATATCGGCATCAGCGACAAGGACCGCAAGAAAATCGTCGAAGGCCTCAATCACTTGCTGGCCGACACTTACACGCTGTATCTTAAGACCCATAATTTCCATTGGAATGTCACCGGTCCGATGTTCAACACGCTGCACCTGATGTTCGAGGCGCAGTACACCGAGCTCGCCCTGGCCGTGGATCTGATCGCCGAGCGCATTCGCGCACTGGGTTTCCCGGCGCCCGGCACTTATCGGGAGTTTGCCGCGCTGTCGTCGATTGCCGAAGCCGAGGGCGTGCCCACGGCCGACGAGATGATTGCGCAACTGGTTGCCGGCCAGGAGGCGGTGGTTCGGACCGCGCGCTCGATTTTCCCGATCGTCGATGATGCCCATGACGAGCCGACGGCCGACCTGCTCACGCAACGCATGCAGGTGCACGAAAAAACCGCCTGGATGCTGCGAGCCCTGCTGCAATAA
- the ltrA gene encoding group II intron reverse transcriptase/maturase, whose product MISTPVTEAEALATGATDTRGGRKPQDSVRGAETGAATDGRTKSEDDSLMARVVDRANMRLAYRRVLRNKGSAGVDGLNTEDLGDWLKMHWPSVRQALLDGTYIPRAVRRVDIPKPTGGVRTLGVPTVVDRLIQQAIHQVLQPIFEPTFSASSFGFRPGKSALDAVRQAQAHVQGGQHWVVDIDLEKFFDRVNHDVLMARVARHVQDRTVLKLIRRFLEAGMMAEGLIQERTEGTPQGGPLSPLLSNILLSDLDRKLESRGLAFCRYADDCNIYVGSKTAGRRVMASIRVYLERALKLRVNEAKSAVAPPSTRKFLGYRVAVRQGQAHIRVAPESIKRLVDRVRALLRQGRGWSLAHTIQALNPLLRGWATYFRLNDQRRRMEDLDGWLRRRLRCLLWRQWKRPRTRERRLLELGLRPDRAWKSSVNGRGPWWNAGSHHLKQALPNAYFEVRGLISIRATVDRLQRIN is encoded by the coding sequence ATGATCTCGACGCCGGTTACAGAGGCAGAAGCCCTGGCAACAGGGGCCACGGACACGAGGGGCGGCCGGAAGCCGCAGGATAGTGTTCGGGGTGCGGAGACGGGCGCGGCGACAGACGGGCGAACGAAATCGGAGGACGACTCGCTGATGGCGCGAGTCGTGGATCGCGCGAACATGCGGCTGGCGTATCGGCGAGTGCTGAGGAACAAAGGCTCGGCTGGGGTAGATGGCCTGAACACGGAGGACCTGGGCGACTGGCTCAAGATGCACTGGCCGAGTGTGAGGCAAGCGCTGCTGGACGGGACGTATATTCCACGAGCCGTGCGCCGAGTGGACATTCCCAAGCCGACGGGCGGGGTGCGCACGCTCGGGGTGCCGACCGTGGTAGATCGGCTCATCCAGCAGGCAATACATCAAGTGCTACAACCGATCTTCGAGCCGACGTTCTCGGCAAGTAGTTTCGGTTTCCGGCCGGGCAAGAGCGCGCTGGATGCTGTGCGTCAAGCGCAAGCTCATGTCCAAGGTGGTCAGCATTGGGTGGTGGACATCGACTTGGAGAAGTTCTTCGATCGGGTCAACCACGACGTGCTGATGGCCCGAGTTGCGCGGCATGTGCAAGACAGAACAGTGCTGAAGCTGATTCGTCGCTTCCTGGAAGCGGGGATGATGGCCGAAGGGCTGATCCAGGAGCGCACGGAAGGCACGCCACAAGGCGGACCGCTCTCGCCCCTGCTGTCCAACATCTTGCTGAGCGACTTGGATCGGAAACTGGAGAGCCGGGGTCTGGCGTTCTGCCGATACGCGGACGACTGCAACATCTATGTCGGCAGCAAAACGGCGGGACGCCGGGTCATGGCGAGCATCAGGGTCTATCTCGAGAGGGCCTTGAAGCTGCGCGTGAACGAGGCCAAGAGCGCGGTGGCCCCGCCAAGTACCCGCAAATTCCTGGGTTACCGGGTAGCGGTACGGCAGGGCCAGGCGCACATCCGCGTCGCACCCGAGAGCATCAAGCGATTGGTTGATCGGGTGCGTGCGCTGCTGCGTCAGGGACGCGGGTGGTCCCTGGCACACACGATCCAAGCGCTCAACCCGCTGCTGCGCGGTTGGGCTACATACTTCCGCTTGAACGACCAGCGACGGCGGATGGAAGACTTGGACGGATGGCTGCGTCGACGCTTACGCTGTCTGCTCTGGCGGCAGTGGAAGCGGCCCCGCACGCGGGAGCGCCGACTGCTTGAGCTGGGGCTGCGCCCCGACCGGGCATGGAAATCCAGCGTCAACGGGCGTGGCCCCTGGTGGAATGCCGGGTCCCACCACCTGAAGCAAGCATTACCCAACGCCTATTTCGAGGTGCGGGGACTGATCTCGATCCGCGCTACTGTGGATCGCCTTCAGCGTATCAACTGA
- a CDS encoding anaerobic ribonucleoside-triphosphate reductase activating protein, whose protein sequence is MSGLRVGGLVPLTSIDFPGHLAAVVFCQGCAWRCVYCQNAHLIPADAPAERSWDDVLAFLGRRRGLLDGVVFSGGEPTLQAALPEAAQAVRDLGMRVALHTAGMAPERLAAVLPLVDWIGLDIKAPVIFHESIVGVPRASAKVMESLRLIQESGADYECRTTWHPALFPESELLALGDALARLDVHAWSVQACRLPGMPAPATKGLAERLAGRFERFTIRES, encoded by the coding sequence ATGAGCGGTCTGCGGGTCGGCGGCCTCGTGCCGCTGACCTCCATCGATTTTCCCGGACACCTTGCGGCGGTGGTGTTCTGCCAGGGCTGCGCCTGGCGTTGCGTCTACTGCCAGAACGCGCATCTGATTCCGGCCGATGCGCCTGCCGAGCGCTCCTGGGACGATGTGCTGGCGTTTCTCGGCCGTCGGCGCGGCCTGCTTGATGGCGTCGTGTTCTCGGGCGGCGAGCCGACGCTGCAAGCCGCCCTGCCCGAGGCCGCGCAAGCGGTTCGCGACCTGGGGATGCGCGTCGCCCTGCACACCGCCGGCATGGCCCCGGAGCGGCTGGCTGCGGTATTGCCGCTGGTGGACTGGATCGGCCTGGATATCAAGGCCCCCGTCATATTCCACGAGAGTATCGTGGGTGTGCCGCGCGCCTCGGCCAAGGTGATGGAGTCATTGCGGCTGATACAGGAAAGCGGGGCCGATTATGAGTGCAGGACGACCTGGCACCCGGCGCTGTTTCCCGAATCGGAACTGCTGGCCTTGGGCGATGCGCTTGCTCGCCTGGATGTGCACGCCTGGAGCGTGCAAGCGTGCCGCCTGCCGGGCATGCCGGCGCCTGCCACAAAGGGTCTGGCCGAGCGACTGGCGGGGCGCTTCGAGCGCTTCACGATTCGCGAATCCTGA
- the nrdD gene encoding anaerobic ribonucleoside-triphosphate reductase: MIELSEPTRLSADAIELRDEERQPCEVWTRVMGYHRPVASFNIGKKGEHAERRFFSERRCAQET; the protein is encoded by the coding sequence ATGATCGAACTATCCGAACCCACCCGCCTGAGCGCCGACGCCATCGAATTGAGGGACGAAGAGCGCCAGCCCTGCGAAGTCTGGACGCGGGTGATGGGCTATCACCGCCCGGTGGCCAGCTTCAATATCGGCAAAAAGGGCGAACACGCCGAGCGCCGCTTTTTCAGTGAGCGGCGCTGCGCCCAGGAGACTTGA
- a CDS encoding ribonucleoside triphosphate reductase — translation MPETRDTLLTAGPCEVRKRDGRLLPFDAAKIRSAMARAGQASGEFGANEADLLGNQVVKAVGERFAGQAPAIEQIQDVVELTLIAAGYLKTARAYIVYRERHAKLRQDSKTLVDVASSINEYLNRQDWRVNANANQGYSLGGLILNVAGKVTANYWLSHVYAPEAGAAHREGDIHIHDLDMLSGYCAGWSLRTLLTEGFNGVPGKVEAAPPRHLSSAVGQIVNFLGTMQNEWAGAQAFSSFDTYMAPFVRKDRMTYREVKQHIQELIYNLNVPSRWGTQTPFTNLTFDWVCPDDLREQIPVIGGQEMPFSYGELQAEMDLINQAYLEVMTEGDAKGRVFTFPIPTYNITPAFPWQSENAARLFDMTAKYGLPYFQNFVNSELKPNMVRSMCCRLQLDLRELLKRGNGLFGSAEQTGSIGVVTVNCARLGYRYRGDEAGLLARLDELLAIGRDTLEVKRKLIQHLMDQGLFPYTKRYLGTLRNHFSTLGVNGINEMIRNFSGDQHDLTTDWGHAFALRLLDHVRARIVAFQEETGHMYNLEATPAEGTTYRFAKEDNRRWPDILQAGTAAQPYYTNSSQLPVGCTDDPFEALERQEALQAKYTGGTVLHLYMGERLSSGAACMRLVRRALENFRLPYVTVTPTFSICPTHGYLAGEHAFCPKCDEEILARKRGQPVA, via the coding sequence ATGCCAGAAACGCGCGATACCTTGCTCACCGCCGGGCCCTGCGAGGTGCGCAAGCGCGACGGGCGCCTGCTGCCGTTCGACGCCGCGAAAATACGCTCGGCGATGGCCCGCGCCGGCCAGGCCAGCGGCGAATTTGGCGCCAACGAGGCTGATTTGCTCGGCAACCAGGTCGTTAAGGCAGTGGGCGAGCGATTTGCTGGCCAGGCACCTGCCATCGAGCAGATCCAGGACGTCGTCGAACTCACCTTGATCGCCGCCGGCTATCTGAAAACCGCGCGCGCCTACATCGTCTATCGCGAGCGGCATGCGAAGTTGCGCCAGGACAGCAAAACCCTGGTGGACGTGGCGTCATCCATCAACGAATACCTGAATCGCCAGGATTGGCGCGTCAATGCCAATGCCAATCAGGGTTATTCGTTGGGCGGCCTGATCCTCAACGTGGCCGGCAAGGTCACCGCCAACTACTGGCTGTCTCACGTCTACGCGCCGGAAGCGGGCGCGGCCCACCGGGAGGGCGACATCCATATCCATGACCTGGACATGCTGTCGGGCTATTGCGCCGGCTGGTCGCTGCGCACCCTGCTGACCGAGGGTTTCAACGGCGTGCCGGGCAAGGTGGAAGCTGCGCCGCCCCGGCATCTGTCGAGCGCGGTCGGACAGATCGTCAACTTTCTCGGCACCATGCAGAATGAATGGGCCGGCGCCCAGGCCTTCTCGTCCTTCGACACTTACATGGCGCCCTTCGTGCGCAAGGATCGCATGACCTACCGGGAGGTCAAGCAGCACATTCAGGAGTTGATCTACAACCTCAATGTGCCGTCCCGCTGGGGCACCCAGACCCCCTTTACCAATCTGACCTTCGACTGGGTTTGCCCGGATGATTTGCGCGAGCAGATCCCGGTGATCGGCGGCCAGGAGATGCCGTTTTCCTATGGCGAGCTGCAGGCCGAGATGGACCTGATCAACCAGGCCTACCTGGAGGTCATGACCGAAGGCGACGCCAAGGGACGGGTGTTCACCTTCCCCATCCCCACCTACAACATCACGCCGGCGTTCCCCTGGCAGAGCGAGAACGCCGCGCGGCTGTTCGACATGACCGCCAAATATGGCCTGCCTTACTTCCAGAACTTCGTGAACTCGGAGCTGAAACCCAATATGGTCCGGTCCATGTGCTGCCGGCTGCAATTGGATCTGCGCGAGTTGCTCAAGCGCGGCAATGGCCTGTTCGGCAGTGCCGAGCAGACCGGCAGTATCGGCGTGGTCACGGTCAACTGTGCACGCCTGGGTTACCGCTACCGGGGTGACGAGGCCGGCTTGCTGGCGCGGCTCGATGAGCTGCTGGCGATCGGCCGCGATACGCTGGAGGTCAAGCGCAAGCTCATCCAGCACCTGATGGACCAAGGCCTGTTTCCTTACACCAAGCGCTATCTCGGCACGTTGCGCAACCACTTTTCGACCCTCGGGGTCAACGGCATCAACGAGATGATCCGCAACTTCAGCGGCGACCAGCACGACCTCACCACCGACTGGGGCCATGCCTTCGCGCTGCGCCTGCTCGACCACGTGCGCGCGCGCATCGTCGCTTTCCAGGAAGAAACCGGGCACATGTACAACCTCGAAGCAACACCCGCCGAGGGCACCACCTACCGCTTCGCCAAGGAGGACAACAGGCGCTGGCCGGATATCCTGCAGGCCGGCACGGCGGCGCAGCCGTACTACACCAATTCCTCGCAGTTGCCGGTCGGGTGCACCGACGACCCGTTCGAGGCGCTCGAGCGTCAGGAAGCGCTGCAGGCCAAATATACCGGCGGCACCGTCCTGCATCTCTATATGGGCGAGCGCCTGTCCAGCGGCGCGGCTTGCATGCGGCTGGTACGCCGGGCGCTGGAGAATTTTCGCCTGCCGTATGTCACTGTGACACCCACCTTTTCGATTTGCCCCACACACGGCTATCTGGCCGGGGAACACGCGTTCTGCCCCAAGTGCGACGAGGAGATTCTGGCGCGCAAGCGCGGCCAGCCCGTCGCTTGA
- the ubiA gene encoding 4-hydroxybenzoate octaprenyltransferase: protein MLTQRLPLYFRLVRLDKPIGTVLLLWPTLNALWIASDGRPPLGVLLIFIVGTFLMRSAGCAINDYADRDFDKYVKRTQERPLTSGRIDAWEALAVAGVLALAAFLLILPLNGLTKWLSVPALFVAASYPFMKRFFAIPQAYLGVAFGFGIPMGFAAVQGHVPPLAWLLLLANVFWSVAYDTEYAMVDRDDDVHIGIKTSAITFGRYDVAAVMACYAAMFVITGGVGYRLQFGWPFWLGMAVAVACAVYHYFLIRGRERMRCFAAFRHNNWLGAAIFAGIFFHYLLTPAH from the coding sequence ATGCTCACTCAACGCTTGCCCCTGTATTTCCGGCTGGTTCGGCTCGATAAGCCGATCGGCACGGTCCTGCTGCTATGGCCGACGCTCAATGCGTTGTGGATCGCCTCGGACGGCCGTCCGCCGCTGGGCGTGCTGCTGATATTTATCGTTGGGACGTTTCTGATGCGCTCGGCCGGCTGCGCGATCAACGATTACGCCGATCGCGATTTCGACAAATACGTCAAGCGCACCCAGGAGCGGCCGTTGACCTCGGGGCGTATCGACGCGTGGGAAGCGCTGGCGGTCGCCGGAGTCCTGGCGCTGGCGGCCTTCTTGCTGATTCTGCCGCTCAACGGGCTGACCAAATGGCTGTCCGTGCCGGCATTGTTCGTGGCGGCCAGCTATCCGTTCATGAAGCGCTTTTTCGCCATTCCGCAGGCTTACCTGGGTGTCGCGTTCGGCTTCGGGATTCCGATGGGGTTTGCCGCGGTGCAGGGCCATGTGCCGCCGCTGGCCTGGCTGCTGCTGCTGGCCAACGTGTTCTGGTCGGTCGCCTACGATACCGAATATGCGATGGTCGACCGGGACGACGACGTGCACATCGGCATCAAGACTTCGGCCATCACATTCGGGCGCTATGACGTGGCGGCCGTGATGGCCTGCTACGCCGCGATGTTCGTCATTACCGGCGGGGTCGGATACCGCCTGCAGTTCGGCTGGCCGTTCTGGCTTGGCATGGCGGTGGCGGTGGCTTGCGCCGTATACCACTATTTCCTGATCCGCGGGCGCGAGCGCATGCGGTGTTTCGCCGCGTTTCGCCACAACAACTGGCTCGGCGCGGCGATTTTCGCCGGCATCTTCTTTCACTACCTGCTCACGCCGGCGCATTGA
- the proC gene encoding pyrroline-5-carboxylate reductase: protein MKIAFIGGGNMAGALIGGLLRQGVPATDLSAVDLSPQTCEHLTKTFGINAGTQLSERLRDQEAIVLAVKPQHLKEAAQSLAPYLRGQLVISIAAGVHAAVLSRWLGGYDQIVRCMPNTPALVGKGISGLAALSGVDTSRRQLAERVLKAAGQVIWCDNEAQLDGVTALSGSGPAYVFYFIEAMQQAAAELGFSEAQGRQLAIATVAGAAELAAQSSEPASVLRERVTSKGGTTFAALTSFEHDGVKAAIVRGIHAAHARSRELGAELGAD from the coding sequence ATGAAAATCGCATTTATCGGCGGCGGCAATATGGCCGGCGCCCTGATCGGGGGCCTGCTCAGGCAGGGCGTACCGGCAACCGACCTGAGCGCGGTCGATCTCTCGCCGCAAACGTGCGAGCATCTGACGAAAACTTTCGGAATCAACGCCGGCACGCAATTGAGCGAACGCCTGCGCGATCAGGAGGCCATCGTGCTGGCGGTCAAGCCGCAGCACCTGAAGGAAGCGGCGCAATCGCTCGCACCCTATCTGCGCGGACAACTCGTCATCAGCATCGCCGCGGGCGTGCATGCGGCCGTGCTGTCGCGCTGGCTGGGTGGCTACGACCAGATCGTGCGCTGTATGCCCAATACGCCGGCGCTGGTCGGCAAGGGCATCTCCGGCCTTGCCGCGCTGTCCGGTGTGGACACCTCGCGGCGCCAGTTGGCCGAACGCGTATTGAAAGCCGCGGGGCAAGTCATCTGGTGCGACAACGAAGCGCAACTCGACGGCGTCACCGCGCTATCGGGCAGCGGCCCCGCCTATGTTTTCTACTTTATCGAAGCGATGCAGCAAGCGGCTGCCGAACTGGGTTTCTCCGAAGCACAGGGCCGGCAACTGGCGATCGCCACGGTCGCCGGGGCCGCCGAGCTCGCGGCGCAGTCGAGTGAGCCGGCCAGCGTGCTGCGCGAGCGCGTTACTTCCAAGGGAGGCACCACGTTCGCGGCGTTGACCTCGTTCGAGCATGACGGCGTGAAGGCCGCCATTGTGCGCGGCATTCATGCGGCACATGCGCGCTCGCGCGAACTTGGCGCGGAGTTGGGCGCCGATTAG
- a CDS encoding YggS family pyridoxal phosphate-dependent enzyme, which produces MSTIALNLKNVLQRIDAATAGAGRPAHSVQLLAVSKTVSADVVREAFAAGQRAFGENYVQEALDKIAALADVRESLQWHFIGPLQSNKTRLVAEQFDWVHSVDRLKTAERLSAQRPAHCAPLQVCLQVNISGEASKSGAAVSDAAQLAHRIAALPRLRLRGLMAIPEPHDDPTLQRKPFRALRELWEQLRAEGLALDTLSMGMSADLEAAIAEGATLVRIGTAIFGARA; this is translated from the coding sequence ATGTCCACCATCGCCCTCAATCTGAAAAACGTCCTGCAGCGTATCGACGCGGCCACCGCTGGCGCCGGCCGGCCGGCGCACAGCGTGCAACTGCTGGCCGTCTCGAAAACTGTCAGCGCCGACGTCGTGCGCGAGGCATTTGCTGCCGGCCAACGGGCCTTCGGCGAAAACTATGTGCAGGAAGCGCTCGACAAGATCGCCGCGCTGGCCGACGTTCGCGAGTCGCTGCAGTGGCATTTCATCGGCCCGCTGCAAAGCAACAAAACACGGCTGGTCGCCGAGCAGTTCGACTGGGTGCATTCGGTCGACCGACTCAAGACCGCCGAGCGGCTGTCGGCCCAGCGGCCCGCGCACTGCGCGCCGCTGCAGGTGTGCCTGCAGGTCAACATCAGTGGCGAGGCAAGCAAGAGCGGCGCGGCCGTGAGCGACGCCGCTCAACTGGCGCACCGGATTGCCGCGCTGCCGCGCCTGCGGCTGCGCGGCCTGATGGCCATTCCCGAGCCGCACGATGACCCGACCCTGCAGCGCAAACCGTTTCGCGCACTGCGCGAGCTGTGGGAACAACTGCGCGCCGAAGGGCTGGCGCTCGATACGCTCTCGATGGGCATGTCGGCGGATCTCGAGGCGGCCATCGCCGAAGGTGCTACTCTGGTACGCATCGGCACCGCGATCTTCGGTGCGCGCGCCTGA